From Amaranthus tricolor cultivar Red isolate AtriRed21 chromosome 4, ASM2621246v1, whole genome shotgun sequence:
CCTATACTATATTAATTAcggaaattgtaaaaaaataaatcaatcagCTCAATTCGCCGAATATAAactcaattattaattatttttgaataaatagggtattttgtataattgttgGAAATAAACTCAACTATTGTTTATTCCTAATTATTTGatcaaaaataaactttaaagatgattataataataaaatgtgggtttatttttatcaaatatatcTAATAGgtgggtttatttaaaaataaataataggtaaatttaattaagcggatcaaacaaaagttgatttttattggcaatttcatttattattaaatcaaACTCGTATTTTGCCCCATATACGTAACTATTTTAATCTGTTTCATTAAATCAAACTCGTATATCCTGCTAAAACCTACAATGTATTTCCTATATCAAAACCTATCATTATTCCACTAAAAAACATAGTCCCACTAATAATATCTCACCAAAATACCTACTCACTCACTTTTCTTAATCGAGTATAAAATACATAGTTTGGTCGGTTCAACAATAATCCATTGATGGGTCTACGTCAAAATAATCCTTAATCATCATAAATGGTGTGTATTAGTATTGTAAGGGTGGAGCTACGTCAAAATAATTCGACTTACCGTTAATAAATACAGATGTGCCATAATAATGAAGGTTCCATACTTAAGGTTCCAACCATTAACCATATGcccatatttttaatattttggtatataataaGTATACATCAAAGTGAGCCCATTTAAAAATCGCCTTTAATGTAATTTCTTCGTCTTAAATTAATTGGTTAGtctttgttttaatttgttaattacaCTTTAATCAAActataaaaactttttttattaaagtgcaatcaacaaactaaaatgaaaactaaaaccaaaaaagtttatattatctttttatttaattttactttaattttatacgaaagtttcaattattattaatcataaaatagcctttttaatgttaaatcAAATAACTTTTCAGCCTTATAACCTAAGTTTTCAACAAGTCTCAACCCCACATTCTAAAAATAACCAAAATcattatgtatcatttaatttaggTCAAAGAGAATATATTTGAAAAAGATAAGCAGTTTTTGAGTATTAGCATTACTTTTCTCATTAGGGATACATTTTATGTATACAACATAATCGACCTAATAAGGGAAATAAAAATTCCCTAATTAGGGTAAattgaatttaaatgttaatatgTGAACGATTATTTTCTCCTAATTTCTCTCTATTTTCATTAACTCCTCCCTCAAATTGAGTTAGGACTGATATGATCTTAAACACCCAgcttataagtatttttaatcgATGCAGGGGTCTCTTTTGTTTGGTGTTCTCTTTGATGACATGTCTCCTGCCCTCTTTTTAAAGTGGTATGGGTATGGTATGTTTGTCTTATACTCCCGACTTTTACTGGGTGGAATGATAATatggtataataataatatcttaaAAAGTAACTTATGTATACAAAATATTCCTATTTGACAAAAAACAATTATCAGATGACTTTATCGTTATAAATTTTAgctaaataaaattgaaaactttgagtgttaattttttttattataagataggctaaaaaaggaaaaatttaaTGAGAATTGAATCCATTAATTTAAACAAGTTAAattggttaaaattttattcatgattttttttaatatcaagaATTTTACATCACTAGATTGGAAGAAAAGTAATGGCACCTTACTTCACCAACAGATTTATCTTCAATAAACCACAAGACATCAAAAGTCCTTTTTTTTgttaacacaataaaaaaaggAATATTTGCCATCTTTGCATGCAAGCTTTTATCGCCACTTATATTATATTCGTTGGACGACTTGCTGAAACTTTGCTTATAGTGAATTTTTCAAGCCCATGCTTACAAAGAGGATGGTCCACATGGATATGATAAATAAAGGAAGAAGCATATATAAGTACACCTACTACTATTTGCAGTGGCGGATTTAGGATTTAGAGTCTTTTGGGCaccaaagaatgaacgaaaATTCGTCAGAGtttcatttgtaaaattaatatctaaaatatttttattttggcaaTATGACTTGTAGAAGCGCAGTAATTCCAAGACAAagccaaaataatataaaaggttACGAACAAACTACAATTgttcaaatttacaatgaaaACATAGTCCAACAAAATGAAATATAAAACAACGAACAATCTACAATTGTTCTCACCTAGTTCTCATATTTTGGAATCGATGTATAATAGCATCAATACTAACATTGCGAAACAAATCCTTCTCTGAAAAGGTAACTAAGCTATCATTCAAAAATTGTTCTCCCATACTGTTTAGCACTTTACTTTTTATGCATTCATTCTGGAAAATGATCTTTCGACACGTGTTGTCATCACTGGAAGAAACAATATCAATTTCAATAGCTTGTAGACATCTGAATGAGTTTCATGCTTCCTTGTCTCAACAAGTTTTATGGAAAGTTTATTAAGAGTCTTCACATCCAAGAATCAGTCTTTATTTCTCACATCAATAATGAAACTTTTAAGCAATTCTTCAAAGAATATCAAATCTTCATTTGGAAACTCATACAGATAAAATTTAGTAAGATTCAACAACTTTTTTGTATCAAAAGATGAGAATCCATCACAAAGACTAAAACAATCCATACAAATAAGCAAATCTTTGGTTTTCTCACTGAATCGATTTTCATGTTCATGTAATTGTAGATCAATCACACTTAGAAAAACTTCAACTcgataatgatgaagatttgTCACCCGAGGAGCTTTACCACGAACTATCCTCCTTCCTCCTCCAATGTGAGTAGAATACAAGTCTTTCGTATTTGGAATATCACAATCATACTCGGTCATGAATGAAATATTCTTATCCAATTGATCTTCCCAACCATTATCTCGTAATtcttacaaatttatttttcttcgaTCAACTAAAGTCATTGCCTGAACTATATCTTGATCTTTTTGAATCGAAGGAGctatcatttgaaaatttttaggcGCATTATCCAACACAACATCTTTAACATCAGATCTACCTTCAGcatgaaattttaaaagttCAATAAAGTTATCCTTATTTAACTAGTGAATCTTGTTTTTCATCATGACCCCGACATGGTATGCCTTGAAGTATAAGCCACCTCAAGCACTTAACAGAAGCACGAAAGCTTCTAATCTCCTTCGATATTTAATTTTAGCTTCTTCATCTTGCCTAAACAAAGCATCTGAGATTGAATTATTTTGATTCTTAAAATCTTCAAGTCGTTTCATTGCTATTTGATGAGCACTCATATTTGCACAAACATGTAAATCAAAAGAATTCGACCTTTTCCAATTACGATATCCATCCATCACAAAAGAATCTTGTCCAACGTTATCATCCTTGAATAAATAACAAGCAAAACAAAAAGCTGCATCTTTCTCAACAGTACTATATTCAAGCCATGTTTTGTATTTATCAAACCATTTCGGACTAAATCTATGGTTTTTTGTCCCAAACTTTGtgaatttaaatttatgtttataaggTTGACAAAGATCTCTTGAATAATATTCTCTGATCTTCTAACAATATCTCGGTCACTTGGGTGAAATTGACACattcttctcctttttccgAGGTCTTGAGGAAGATTCAAAACATCAATGGAACTTAATCTTCCTTCATTTATCGCAGTTGGAATTTGAACCGTTTcactttctttctctttatcTTGAGAAGGAATAGATGATAGAGTAGGATTAGACTTATCTCCACTTTCTATACTCAAATGTTTGGCCAAAAAAGAAGCAATACTCTCTTATTTTCTCTTCattatattgatttttgaattctAGCAAGAACATCAAATCACATTCACAATTCACAATTCACAAATGTTCAATTATTCAATTAGTCAAATATTCAATTACTCaaaaaagataaacaaaaaattaaaaaacgttcaaaattaacaaacacatttacctaacattaacaaatattcaataattcaaataacaaaaaaaaaataaaaattaacactctaacaaaattcaaaaatcaagaCTAAGATTAAGATAAAAAAGTAAAACATCATGATTATAGATTAAGATTAAAGATGAGAACATCAATggtaagattaaaattgaatagaTTGAAAGAAATTGAACCAGAAGTagacattttaaaatttatacacATTGAGAAGTATGGCTGAAtaaagtttggtctaaaccgcaAATCAAATAGGAGCAAACCGCATTTttgatatttggtctggtctacagTCTAAACGATCTAGTCtggttttttcaaaaaaaaatattacggTTTACGGTCTGGCCtcggttttttaatttttcaaatcagACCATACTGCAAACCGTATTAAGACCAAAAATCatctttttctaaaattaaatcTGTTGTTACCCAGATATTTCGAGATATAGttattttatatagtaatatatacttgaataatgttaatgcaatcaactaattgcaaattattatatttggtgatCGTAGGTGCGAAataatgaaatatatatatatatatatatatatatatatatatatatatatatatatatatatatatatatatatatatatatatatatatatatatatacatatatatatatatatatatatacatatatatatatatatacatatatatatatatatatatatatatatatatatatatatatatatatatacatatatatatatatatatatatatatatatatatatatatatatatatatatatatatatatatatatatatacatatatatatatatatatatatatatatatatatatatatatatatatatatatatatatatacatatatatatatacatatatatatatatatatatatatatatatatatatatatatatatatacatatatatatatatacatatatatatatatatatatacatatatatatatatatatatacatatatatatatatatatatatatatatatatatatatatatatatatatatatatatatatatatatatatatatatatatatatacatatatatatatatatatatatatatatatatatatatatatatatacatatatatacatatatatatatatatatacatatatatatatatatatatatatatatatacatatatatatatatatatatatatatatatatatatatatatatatatatatatatatatatatatatatatatatatatatatatacatatatatatatatatacatatatatatatatatacatatatatatatatatacatatatatatatatacatatatatatatatatatatacatatatatatacatatatatatacatatatatatacatatatatatatatatatatatatatatatatatatatatatatatatatattaattttggaaaaatataaaaataaaaagtcgTAGACTAGACTAGACCAAAGTGTTGTAAAACGGTTTGGTTCGGTCTGATCTGGTGATTTAAACTGTCCGCTCTAAAAGTTTTCAGACCGAAATATTTGGTTTggtctaattttaatttcaaaccaaaccaaacGAAACCGAACCGCAAAAGTAGGAATGAGTGTCGGTCTAAATTGCTACTAGATCctgaaaaaaattatgaattaattattcttaatcttagaatacaagttttatttaaaaaatatttgatggCATTAAATATTTCCACAAGTACGcattcttaaaaattataaaataaatgataaaaatagtTAAGTTGGATATATACTTTAGTTAACTGTTATTTGGTTTTTGGTTAATacataaaaacttaaatttcaacatataattagctttcaattttaaattagggTATGATTAATTTAGAGTCAAATATGAACCTTAGAATCAACTTTAATTTAAAGGTTTAAGTCTAATAGTTTGAGACGCAATAAAAACAGAATTTAGGTCCATGTAGTGAAAATCGAATTCATTTTAGAGTAAAATTTTAAGTTGTTGagttaatatataataaaaaaaatcaattaacagTTAACTAAAGTGTAATATCTAACTCAGAAGTATTATCGTTTTGTTTATAATTTCTAAGAATGTACATCATTTTTTTATTCCAAAATGAAGAATTATCAATTGAAAAtgctttttgtttttattatctattttttatcTATTATCTTAAAGTACTTAAACACTATAATAAGTAAATGAAGTATAATTAAACTAGGCAAATAAACCATAAGCTAGACCCCTATGATACATGTTATGAGTCAATAACATAAAAACTTAACCAAATAATCTTGTACAATGGGCTATATTCAAATCTTGTTTCTTGTAAAATAAAAAGCAAACTCAAATAGGCCCACCGGCCAAGACCACCCGACCCGTTGATTAATGTGGATGATTTAGGAAGAAGCAGCTTGCAAATAGAATCACTAATCACTTTCTGGAACAGTTTCTCATTGTCAACTAAAGCAGAGTTTAAAATCTGTTTCTTTTCAGTATTTGCATTGAAGTATACGATGAAGAGCAGGAGAAGCGGGAAATATAAGACGGTCACCAAGTCAGCCTCATTTTTAGAACAtgaattgtttattgttcatcaaatTACGAAATAAGACAATGTGCAGATTACATCATAGCCAAGGTTACATGCTTATAAAATTACACCTCAACTAAGCCCCAATGCACTGTTTAGAAATTCTGAATTAAACGAAAATATATTgttctaaaataataaatctcgTCTAAACTTGCATTAAAAAACTTCTCTAAACTGATCAGACACAATAAACTAGGGTGAAGAACAAAGAAGAATATGACAGTGCTACTCTCCAACTCTAGATTTGGAAGATGATAATTGATAAGCGGCAAGCGCCTCCATCAGTGTTTCCCATGCCACCAGAAACGGAAAATAAGCAACTGCACAAAGCACTGAAATACTTGCTTCTCATCTGCTAAACCAAACCCAACAACTACAAAACTACCACAAGAAAGCAGTCGCAAATTTGAATCCTCGTTTCCCATGTGCTAAGCAGCTCGGAAATACTACCATTTTCCCATCAAATATTAGATCAGCAGAACTTCCAATGATTATTACAGTTGACACAAGTTACAAAAGTTGTCATGGGTTCATCAGCACTCCGTGTTTGCAGCTGGTAATATGTACACTTGCGCTGACCACATCGCCCACATTTAAACTGGTCGGTTGTGGCCTTTGGTGGGCCGCCACGCTCGCAATCAAATAGTGCCTTCTCTTCAATCTGCTTGTTCTCTAATCGTCTTTGCTCACTGGCCATTTCTTCGGCTGTCAAATTGACGATTCTTTCAGGCTTAATGTAGCCTAAAAGGACTTTCCTGCGAAAATCCGGATTGTTTGCATCCTTGATGTTGAACATAATGCTTCGATATTTAAACTTGTGAGTACCATTAGAACGACCCCACTTTTCATACATAACAGACTCTACTGAAACAGCCACTCGAATTGGATCACAAGCATCAACTTCTTCTTTATAATTTTCGTCTGCCTCACCTGAAACTTTGGATAAAGCTTCTAAAAGAAGCTCTCGCATCTTATCGCGTATGGGGTCCCCAGATTTAATCATGGAAGACAACTTTGGTGGAGTATTACCAGCAGTGGATGGCTTCTTTGCGCTGGAGCCTGGCTTCTCTTGGTTTAATGTTCTCTCAACCTTGACAGGCACCGCTGAACCAACACTTTCAACCTTCACTGCACTGCCAAATTCGTACTTCATGTCCACAGGACCTCGGTCAGTTTTGGCAATCTTTTGTGGTCGGGGAGAACTTTGTTCGACTTTACCACTTTCCCTTCTAGAGGTTTTCTCCACCTTGACAGGAATCGGTTTCTTCACACTGTCACCATTAACAGATTCCACTTTTACCGAATTACCAGCACCGGAAATACCATTTTTCTTCTGTGATGTTtcttcaagtattatacttttCCATATCTCTATTAAATCAGTAGCAAAACTCTGAATCTTCCTTCTAGGGTGTTTTGTAAGATGCCGTAGACGCTTTCCTACCTGAATACACTTGACTCAGTTCAAAGCATGATAACGTTCGTAAAAGTTGGAAATGAAATTTATCATATACATTTACAAATTTAAAGAGGGTTTCATTAAGCAGTTCATATATAATGTCATAATTATCAGGAAGCGGCAAAATGgataatatataatatcataGCACTATGATCATCATGCCCCAATTCGGTAATTTGCAGTCCTTttatgaaaccaaaaatgaacAATATCCCtacaaattacaaaaataaacccTATAAATGCTTATATAGTAATCTGCATTTTGCACGATAATTTTAAATTCCATATGCTGTTGAGTCAACTATACAACAGTTTTAAGAGTTCATGCTACTTTCTAAGAGTATACTCAAGAGTTGGAATATTTCTTAAAGGAAAGTGTATACTGCCACCCAAGAACAGGGTACAAAAAAGACGACCCCTCGAACAACAATTATAATCACAAGTTAACTAATCCTCTGAATAGTTCTGGAAAACCCAAGCTTCAAGAAGCATAACGATGATACCTACAATACTTTGAATCAGTAATAAGTTGCACGCAGAAACTTTGGCAAAGGCATGCAAGTTTCACTCCAATTCTAATCTCCTCACATAAATTTCCATCCTGCACTTTCCAAATCTACTTCTAGTTGAGAAGCTATACGGTGATCTAAAAATTAGATGCAGAGTGAGCAATACATTCTATACAATGCCCCTTGCTATCAGCTATATGTTTCCTTCCCCATTATACATGTTACCTAAACGCCTAAAAGATAAAAACATCTCCCTCCAGCCATCTCCTTATTTTCGCACCCTCCCTTTCGAAATCCTATTCCAAGCACAAGCCTAAAGATACGAAATAAGGCATTTATTAAACAATTAACACATTCCTTAATTCAGGTTAGCAGCAACTCTGCAGCACAAGTGCATTATAACCACTATGGATTCTCAAACTCACTTATGTTAATTATGTAGCCTTATTTTAATaaaagaagagaaggaaaatccacatttaatcataaaaagactttccaaaatattttcagtGCATAACACGTTTCACAATGATCTCCATGCAAATCCTTCCCATTGAAACCCCTCCCCAAAAGATACTCAAATAACATTTTGCAGCAGAAGGCATTTATTCAAACTCAGAACTTCTGAAAACAGAAGTAATGATTTGATCAGTGAGTCACTGCTTACGGATGAAAAGCACTAGCTCTATAATAAATCATTCTATTTAAAACAAGAGAGTTTACAATTTGATAGTCTTTGTAATTGACttttatttcaagacttaaCACTGGGTAAGAACATCTTTGGTACATTCTTGATATATATACAGTTTGTACTTTCAGATCATGTATACCCAACAGTAAACATTTCAGATGTCATGAATGACAAATTAGTATATTCATAGCTTCTAAAGCCAAACAAACTGCAAATGTTACCATCAAACCCTCTCTATCCCTACAGGCTCGATATATTGAATTAAGAGGTGTCACACTTGACTAAACACATCATTAAAGCACCTAAGAGGCAGCCATAACTTCTCAAATCTCAGGAATAGGCATTGATTTATCTCTAGTTAATCTTACAACAAAGCATATAATAAGTGCTTATTGCCTCATCACATAAGTTGTAATTTTGCATGATGAGTAGTTGTGATAGCCTAAGTAAAAGGCAAGCCTACAATAGGACTTTCGAGCTTTATCTTCTTAGTTAAAGGATGTAATTATTGTAGAAGTTACGAAGTACCTAAAAATGTTCATAAAGCCATGTACCATGGAGCTCCTAATTAGGATGAAAATTACATTGTCATGTTATAAATAGAGATCCTTAAGCTACTTTGATGGTGGACTTGATTTAAACAAATACTTAATTTCTTGTGAATTATCAAAGTACCAACTTTGTGTAAGCTACTCCCTTCTACTAGACGTAATTTGTGTTGCTAATTCAAACTTGGAAGACTTGGCATAGTGAATAGTGTTCAAGATGGGCTCCAAAACCCGACTATTTCTTGAGTTTGTCTAAAGAGAAAAGTGGCATATccttatgtattttattttcgtGTAGCCTTAATCTTACTGCAAAAACGATTCCTCCCATTTCCATATCATAAACCCAAAGGCGGAACTTAGTTAGGGGCGAGTAGGGGCTTCGCCCCCCTAGATTTTcggcaaatttttttttagcacaaaactgtcattttatatttttttataattttagtccaacaaaaataaaagcaaCACAATTAAAgagaataactaaaaaaaaaaaaaagaatcttaTAAGTAATAATGGCTTTTGAAATTGGGAAtgaaattatcatattttaacaactgaaaaaaaaaaaaaaagaaagcgaTTGGAAGGAAAtcgacaaaatcaaaaattaagttTACTATCTACAATTGAAGGAGAAAggtttgttttatatttataattaaattttcttatctatatttaataattagtttgaatAAGTAAATACTCGAATTACTAAAAACTCATACAATAAAATAATCTATGAAGATACTAAAGGCAAGACTTTGTAACAAAACGAACGATTTTCTTGCTGATAgtttagtaatatatatatatttagaggaCAAATAGCAAAGACATATAGCGTCAATGCAATTATAGACAATTTTAAAGTGCTAAAAGAGCATCGAGATTTACTTTGATtcaaaatttacattataattTTTGGTTGTATTGATTGGTTATATTTTAgttgaattcaatttttttgttaattccGCCCCCTAACATTTTGTTAAAGTTTCGCCACTGCATAAACCTACCCAGAGTCCCACTTGCACCCACTAAATATAGTGATGCAACAAATGAATATTTTGCGCAAAGTTTAATGCAATTTCATTTTTCgtcttctttcctttttttcttctttatctCTCCTCCCTATACATGaaccaaacaaaacttaataGCAAATGTGGCTTGagttcacaaaaaaataaaaggatgcATGCAAGCCATATTTCCATTGTTCAAATCTATGTTGCTTGCAGCATCCAGGAACATTTTGCTAGATAAAGATCTTTAATCTTCTACATCATGCCTAGCTACACTGTCAAAAATATAACTTCCATTCACATAATATCTCCAAAAATGAAAATTCCATATTGTGTCACCCTCACAGCTCACTACCCccaaaaaatgaagaaaaggaGCATCATCAATAGCTAACTACAGATGAAGATAATGgcaaataaaacaaactaatGGGTCACAACTAAGGTCCCATCTACTTCACTACTATGACCTGGAAAGAAAACAAAGTAAAGATAtctattattttggaaaatctcGGAAGCTAGAGCCTCATCAAGTAAATTGTCTCCTAAATTTTTCCCTATAATGAGTGTGCATAACTACATAGACATCTAAACATCAACAGCCTGGTTACACAATAATTAAAGCTCTCAATGACATTTGAATTACATCTAATGTAAACAAATGGAAGGTTGAAGTAATGATAATTCCTTAATGACTATAATGGAATGGATTTGAGGCCGTTATAGGGTTACGGAACTTTGTCCCACATTGGTTGTATGGGCAACTAATGAGGGTTTATAGAGTAAATGAGCTCTCTAAGCTACTAAGCTAATCTTTTGGGTGAGTTCTATCTATAACAATGGTATCAGACTCGGATTGGTAGCCTCATGATAAACAAATATTTTACCTATAATCTATTATACCTGCAAGCAAAAAACATACTAACATAACACCTATAAATTTCAA
This genomic window contains:
- the LOC130811538 gene encoding transcription elongation factor TFIIS-like, whose protein sequence is MEKELVELFEAAKKAADAAAGENGSSDEESRCLDALKELKDFPVNYQILVSTQVGKRLRHLTKHPRRKIQSFATDLIEIWKSIILEETSQKKNGISGAGNSVKVESVNGDSVKKPIPVKVEKTSRRESGKVEQSSPRPQKIAKTDRGPVDMKYEFGSAVKVESVGSAVPVKVERTLNQEKPGSSAKKPSTAGNTPPKLSSMIKSGDPIRDKMRELLLEALSKVSGEADENYKEEVDACDPIRVAVSVESVMYEKWGRSNGTHKFKYRSIMFNIKDANNPDFRRKVLLGYIKPERIVNLTAEEMASEQRRLENKQIEEKALFDCERGGPPKATTDQFKCGRCGQRKCTYYQLQTRSADEPMTTFVTCVNCNNHWKFC